A genomic stretch from Carboxydocella sporoproducens DSM 16521 includes:
- the yedE gene encoding selenium metabolism membrane protein YedE/FdhT: protein MGTFWSRVYRKAVQEHWSPMIAVGVLGILSALYFGTLQTVWAVTGEFTRWGGHLLQLFGYDTGEMSYFKIIKLKGMPWDRVDGWVVFGMFAGALIAALLGGNFKIRVPVQRRRLVQGLLGGIIAGFGTRLAMGCNLAAMFTGIPQFSLHTWLFTLATIAGTYLGLKITLMPFFLGKPVILPGGTVQMAKKYNSHQPVLGFLLAAVAIVLAVLAWQNGNGKLALAGLFGLAFGAVIERGQICFTSAFRDLWLVGRTTITRAIIVGMAIQSLGTIYFIVHGTPAKVMWAGAGAVLGGLLFGFGIVIAGGCETGWMYRAMEGQLNFWVVGIGNIIGATLLAIGWDKGIFTSLVAPYPKVDLVKILGPAGALAATYLFLALIYVWATWMEKRRKYKSEIHLPVEINTAVAESK, encoded by the coding sequence ATGGGTACTTTTTGGTCCAGGGTTTACCGGAAGGCAGTGCAGGAACACTGGAGTCCAATGATAGCAGTTGGAGTGCTGGGTATCTTAAGTGCGCTCTATTTTGGTACACTGCAAACAGTTTGGGCGGTAACAGGGGAATTCACCCGCTGGGGCGGTCATCTGCTTCAGTTATTCGGTTATGACACCGGGGAAATGAGTTATTTTAAAATTATTAAGCTCAAAGGAATGCCATGGGACCGGGTTGATGGCTGGGTGGTCTTCGGCATGTTTGCCGGCGCCCTGATTGCTGCCCTCCTGGGAGGTAATTTCAAGATACGGGTGCCGGTGCAAAGACGCCGGCTGGTGCAGGGATTGTTAGGCGGTATAATTGCTGGCTTCGGCACTAGATTAGCTATGGGTTGCAATCTGGCAGCCATGTTTACGGGAATACCGCAGTTTTCTTTACATACCTGGCTCTTTACTCTGGCGACCATAGCCGGTACCTATCTTGGTCTTAAAATAACTTTGATGCCTTTCTTTTTGGGTAAACCGGTGATTTTGCCAGGTGGAACAGTACAAATGGCAAAAAAATATAACAGTCATCAGCCGGTATTGGGTTTTTTGTTAGCGGCAGTGGCCATTGTTTTGGCTGTACTGGCCTGGCAGAATGGTAACGGGAAGCTGGCCCTGGCAGGATTATTTGGTCTGGCCTTTGGAGCTGTGATCGAACGGGGCCAAATCTGCTTCACCTCTGCTTTTCGTGACTTGTGGCTGGTGGGAAGAACGACGATAACCAGGGCGATTATTGTAGGGATGGCTATCCAGTCTTTGGGTACTATTTATTTTATTGTTCACGGAACTCCGGCCAAGGTGATGTGGGCGGGAGCTGGGGCAGTTCTCGGTGGACTGCTATTTGGCTTTGGCATTGTCATTGCCGGCGGGTGTGAGACCGGCTGGATGTATCGGGCTATGGAGGGGCAATTAAATTTTTGGGTAGTAGGTATAGGGAACATCATCGGTGCTACTTTGCTGGCGATAGGCTGGGATAAAGGTATTTTCACCTCTCTGGTAGCACCCTATCCGAAGGTGGACCTGGTGAAAATTCTCGGTCCGGCAGGGGCTTTAGCCGCAACCTATCTTTTCTTAGCGCTGATCTACGTTTGGGCTACCTGGATGGAGAAGCGCCGCAAATATAAATCGGAAATTCATTTGCCAGTTGAAATCAATACAGCTGTGGCAGAGAGCAAATAG
- the yedF gene encoding sulfurtransferase-like selenium metabolism protein YedF: MGDRSFEVDFVLDLRGEPCPYPLIYSLETISKLQPGQTLEVLADCPQSFRSVPEEAVKHGYIMMHEPIKEGPLIRFFFKVPDKK, from the coding sequence GTGGGAGATCGTTCCTTTGAGGTTGATTTTGTACTTGATTTACGGGGTGAACCTTGTCCTTATCCGTTGATCTACAGCCTGGAAACCATCAGTAAGCTCCAGCCAGGGCAGACCCTGGAAGTGCTGGCCGACTGTCCTCAATCTTTCCGTTCGGTTCCGGAAGAGGCTGTGAAACACGGATATATTATGATGCATGAGCCGATTAAAGAAGGGCCGCTTATCAGGTTCTTCTTTAAGGTGCCGGATAAAAAATAA